The proteins below are encoded in one region of Syntrophotalea carbinolica DSM 2380:
- a CDS encoding MBL fold metallo-hydrolase encodes MTDLWQAHMVTGELGVNCYLLGCPKTRQAVVIDPGGNGSSILAELEKQGFELKAVINTHGHFDHIGGNKTLIDQTGADLLLHAEALPLLRGASSHAASFGCRAIDPSPEPTRLLQDGDRIEVGSIVLEVLHVPGHSPGSVCLKCGEALFAGDVLFAGSIGRTDLPGGDHHLLLKGLQSRVLTLADSVKVYPGHGPATTIGHERKNNPYLNYFD; translated from the coding sequence GTGACCGATCTTTGGCAAGCACATATGGTGACGGGAGAACTTGGCGTTAACTGCTATCTGCTGGGGTGTCCGAAGACCCGGCAGGCCGTGGTTATCGATCCCGGCGGCAACGGTTCCAGTATTCTTGCCGAACTGGAAAAACAGGGATTTGAGCTTAAGGCCGTGATCAACACCCACGGTCATTTTGATCACATCGGCGGTAACAAGACACTCATCGACCAAACCGGTGCCGATCTGTTGCTGCATGCCGAGGCCCTGCCCCTGTTGCGAGGTGCCTCCAGTCACGCAGCAAGCTTCGGTTGTCGCGCCATCGATCCCTCGCCGGAGCCGACCCGGTTGCTGCAGGATGGCGATCGTATCGAGGTCGGCAGTATCGTTCTGGAGGTTTTACATGTGCCGGGGCACTCGCCCGGCAGCGTATGCCTGAAGTGCGGCGAAGCTTTGTTTGCGGGAGATGTGCTGTTTGCCGGTTCCATCGGGCGCACCGACCTTCCCGGAGGGGATCACCACTTGTTGCTCAAGGGATTGCAGAGTCGTGTGCTGACTCTTGCCGACAGCGTCAAGGTCTATCCCGGTCACGGTCCGGCAACCACGATCGGTCACGAGCGTAAGAATAACCCTTATCTGAATTATTTCGATTAG
- a CDS encoding 3'-5' exoribonuclease YhaM family protein — translation MKKVYAGHIKDRDIVNDSFLVREKITAMARNGKPYLTLKLMDRSGEVEGRVWDRVEEFSGCFDKDDFIEVQGKASLYLGKMQLVIQKLRKVDDSQIDLGDYLPVATRSIEDMVAELRDQVASLQTPCFKDLMELFLADEAFMQGYTSAPAAKAIHHVYLGGLLDHSLSVARLVDDICRHYPTVNRDLLLTGALLHDIGKVAELCYERAFGYTDAGKLLGHITIGFQMLDSKLAEITDFPGDLALLLKHLLLSHHGQYEYGSPKRPKTLEAIILNYLDDLDSKINGIQTHMDKDPDNEQTWTGYHRIYDRYFYKSPNASASRECDAACTSTAASTSPSSREVPAATQTVPAKERRPSEKRRKGLNFTLGDQLRGKNLDLFASEEKEEK, via the coding sequence GTGAAAAAAGTTTATGCGGGGCACATTAAGGATCGGGATATAGTGAACGACTCCTTTCTGGTGCGCGAAAAAATAACCGCCATGGCGCGTAACGGCAAGCCCTATCTGACCCTCAAGCTGATGGATCGTAGCGGCGAGGTGGAGGGGCGTGTCTGGGATCGTGTTGAAGAGTTTTCGGGTTGTTTTGACAAGGATGATTTCATCGAGGTGCAGGGCAAGGCCAGTCTGTATCTCGGTAAAATGCAGTTGGTTATTCAAAAGCTGAGAAAGGTCGATGATTCGCAGATCGACCTGGGCGATTATCTGCCTGTTGCGACGCGTAGCATTGAGGACATGGTGGCGGAACTCAGGGATCAGGTTGCGAGTTTGCAAACACCCTGTTTCAAAGATCTGATGGAACTTTTTCTGGCCGATGAAGCTTTTATGCAGGGTTACACAAGCGCCCCGGCTGCCAAGGCCATTCACCATGTCTATCTCGGGGGGCTGCTCGATCATTCCTTGTCGGTAGCTCGCCTGGTGGACGATATTTGCCGTCATTATCCCACGGTCAACCGCGACCTGTTGCTTACCGGCGCTTTGCTCCACGATATCGGCAAGGTGGCGGAGCTGTGCTATGAGCGCGCTTTTGGTTACACCGATGCGGGAAAGCTGCTCGGGCACATTACCATCGGTTTTCAGATGCTGGATAGCAAGTTGGCTGAAATTACCGATTTCCCCGGCGATTTGGCACTGCTTCTGAAGCATCTGCTGTTGTCTCATCACGGGCAGTACGAATACGGTTCGCCCAAGCGGCCGAAAACCCTTGAAGCGATTATTCTCAATTATCTGGACGATCTTGATTCCAAGATCAACGGCATACAGACCCATATGGATAAAGATCCGGATAACGAGCAGACATGGACCGGTTATCATCGCATCTACGATCGCTATTTTTACAAAAGCCCCAACGCTTCTGCCAGCCGCGAATGCGATGCGGCCTGCACATCTACGGCAGCATCGACATCACCCTCCTCTCGCGAGGTGCCAGCGGCAACCCAAACCGTGCCGGCAAAGGAGCGACGGCCTTCCGAAAAGCGCCGTAAGGGATTGAATTTCACTTTGGGGGACCAGTTGCGCGGGAAGAACCTGGATCTCTTTGCATCGGAAGAAAAGGAAGAAAAGTGA
- the ispE gene encoding 4-(cytidine 5'-diphospho)-2-C-methyl-D-erythritol kinase, with the protein MESFLAPAKINICLHVLGRREDGYHELAMLMQRVSLYDRISLSFIEGNDIRVQCDGLTLPLGQKNIAARAAQALFDRAGIRRGLDIVIEKNIPVAAGLGGGSSDAATVLMGLNDMLGLGLSATQLMQEGVKLGADVPFFIYKHPAWATGIGDKLQEVEGLPPVWYVLVNPGLEVSTAWVYQNLRLTSARDNLRIPRFSGTVDEVVELLHNDLETVTVERFPLIGEIKQQLLGLGARGALMSGSGSTVFGVFSDGDTARAAAENLSSRSGWRAFAVEPVND; encoded by the coding sequence ATGGAAAGCTTTCTGGCACCGGCAAAAATCAATATCTGTCTGCATGTGCTCGGGCGGCGTGAGGACGGTTATCATGAACTGGCCATGCTCATGCAAAGGGTCTCCCTGTATGACAGGATAAGCCTCTCTTTTATCGAAGGCAACGACATCCGTGTGCAGTGCGACGGGCTGACGTTGCCATTGGGCCAGAAAAATATAGCGGCTCGCGCAGCGCAAGCACTTTTTGATCGTGCCGGCATCCGTCGAGGACTGGATATAGTCATCGAAAAGAATATTCCCGTTGCCGCGGGCCTGGGCGGCGGATCGTCAGACGCCGCGACCGTGCTGATGGGCCTGAACGATATGCTCGGATTGGGTCTGTCCGCTACCCAGCTCATGCAGGAAGGTGTGAAGCTGGGAGCCGACGTTCCGTTTTTCATCTACAAACATCCCGCCTGGGCTACCGGTATCGGTGACAAATTGCAGGAAGTCGAAGGCTTGCCTCCGGTCTGGTACGTGCTGGTCAATCCCGGGCTCGAGGTTTCTACCGCCTGGGTTTATCAAAATTTGCGGTTGACATCGGCGAGGGATAATCTTAGAATACCTCGATTTTCCGGCACGGTAGACGAGGTCGTCGAGTTGCTTCACAATGACCTTGAGACCGTAACGGTCGAGCGTTTCCCGCTTATCGGCGAAATCAAGCAGCAGTTGCTTGGTCTCGGTGCGCGGGGTGCCCTGATGAGCGGTAGTGGTTCAACGGTATTCGGGGTGTTCAGCGATGGCGATACGGCCAGGGCTGCGGCCGAGAACCTTTCGTCTCGGTCGGGGTGGCGCGCTTTTGCCGTGGAACCGGTTAACGATTGA
- a CDS encoding uracil-DNA glycosylase: MPQKLYRDLCEAAGQVRGLLENLQLLGVHELPWPSDADVLPVCPLPSAADGDTSKPCRQEALEEVRADLGDCRRCALSKKRKHIVFGGGNEKARLVFVGEAPGRDEDEQGIPFVGEAGRLLDRMLFAMGLDRDEVYICNVQKCRPPGNRDPLPEEIEACEPFLRRQLAAIRPRVIVTLGRFAAQTLLREREAISRLRGHWHAYEGVPLMPTYHPAYLLRNPASKREVWEDLKQVMGRLRDSDS, encoded by the coding sequence ATGCCGCAAAAGCTTTATCGGGATTTGTGCGAGGCTGCCGGGCAGGTGCGTGGCCTGTTGGAAAATCTCCAGTTGCTGGGAGTTCATGAACTGCCGTGGCCGTCTGACGCGGATGTTCTGCCCGTTTGTCCATTGCCTTCAGCTGCCGACGGGGATACGTCGAAACCCTGTCGGCAAGAGGCTCTTGAAGAAGTCCGCGCCGATCTGGGGGACTGCCGGCGCTGTGCTCTCAGCAAAAAGCGAAAACATATCGTCTTTGGCGGTGGTAACGAAAAGGCCCGCCTGGTGTTTGTCGGAGAGGCACCGGGCCGCGACGAGGATGAGCAGGGCATTCCTTTTGTTGGTGAAGCCGGCCGCTTGCTGGATCGTATGCTGTTCGCCATGGGGCTAGATCGGGACGAAGTATATATCTGCAATGTGCAAAAATGCCGTCCGCCGGGCAATCGGGATCCGCTGCCCGAAGAGATCGAAGCCTGCGAGCCCTTTCTGAGGCGCCAGTTAGCCGCTATCCGGCCCCGCGTCATCGTAACCCTCGGACGTTTTGCAGCCCAAACCCTGTTGCGTGAGCGCGAGGCCATCAGTCGTTTGCGCGGTCATTGGCACGCCTACGAGGGGGTTCCGTTGATGCCGACCTACCATCCGGCTTACCTGTTGCGCAACCCTGCCTCCAAGCGAGAGGTATGGGAAGACCTTAAACAGGTTATGGGCCGTTTGCGGGACAGTGATTCCTGA
- a CDS encoding ABC transporter ATP-binding protein encodes MSCMVELDNIDKVRMREDGTRMDVLRHVSLRFAAAGITVLIGPSGCGKTTLLRLVNRLEDPSAGRILVNGVDVAGLDPLQLRQTVVLVPQKPFMFAGSVLQNLQHPFVLRKQTPPSANDPLWIQSLAGVDLSDQLLSQQAASLSLGQQQRVGLARALLCDPEVVLLDEPTSALDRPASDRFATTLRTLCRQRQTSFVVVTHDLWFAERVADQVVFLSDGYVKELGSADQIFGAPQTEELRNFLMYPAAKGDGA; translated from the coding sequence ATGAGTTGCATGGTGGAGCTGGACAATATCGATAAGGTACGTATGCGTGAAGACGGTACGCGTATGGATGTCCTGCGACACGTCAGTCTGCGTTTTGCTGCGGCCGGCATAACTGTTCTGATCGGACCCTCGGGGTGCGGTAAAACCACCTTGTTGCGCCTGGTCAACCGGTTGGAGGATCCCAGCGCCGGACGCATTCTCGTGAATGGGGTGGATGTGGCCGGGCTCGACCCACTGCAACTGCGGCAGACAGTGGTTCTGGTTCCGCAAAAGCCTTTTATGTTCGCCGGATCCGTGTTGCAGAACCTGCAACATCCTTTCGTCCTGCGCAAACAAACGCCGCCATCGGCAAATGACCCTTTATGGATTCAGTCGCTGGCCGGTGTCGATCTTTCGGATCAGCTCCTGTCGCAGCAGGCGGCATCCCTTTCATTGGGACAGCAGCAACGGGTCGGGTTGGCAAGAGCGCTTCTTTGCGATCCTGAAGTGGTTCTGCTGGACGAACCGACAAGTGCATTGGACCGTCCGGCCAGTGATCGTTTTGCCACAACCCTCCGCACTTTATGCCGACAAAGGCAGACTTCCTTTGTGGTGGTGACCCATGATCTGTGGTTTGCGGAGCGCGTGGCCGATCAGGTGGTGTTTCTGTCCGACGGATATGTCAAGGAGCTTGGATCGGCAGATCAAATCTTCGGGGCCCCTCAAACAGAGGAACTGCGCAATTTCTTAATGTACCCTGCCGCTAAGGGAGACGGGGCATGA
- a CDS encoding ABC transporter permease — protein MSLTGIVDPGPANMAFAYGMILMVAGLVRLGGAGREKALLWASLRMVVQLVVVGFLLRFIFAVQSLVPTLLILLVMGTFALQVTGGRITTRIPGFYRIIGIALALGCGGVTGYFCLFVVGPTPWYDPRYLIPLASMILGNSMNGASLAMERYLSEIRERRDEIETALCLGASASTAAAPVLRKAFRAALIPITNSMAAAGLVTLPGMMTGQILSGTDPFIAVKYQIAIMCAIVAGVAGTTFLVLYQCRHACFTSSHQLRDNLFPKV, from the coding sequence ATGAGTCTTACGGGGATCGTTGATCCGGGGCCGGCAAATATGGCCTTTGCCTATGGCATGATCCTGATGGTTGCGGGGCTTGTGCGGCTTGGCGGTGCCGGTCGGGAAAAGGCCTTGCTTTGGGCATCATTGCGTATGGTGGTTCAACTCGTTGTGGTCGGGTTTCTGCTGCGGTTTATTTTTGCCGTGCAAAGCCTGGTGCCGACCCTGCTGATTTTACTTGTGATGGGAACGTTTGCATTACAGGTCACCGGGGGGCGGATTACGACGCGGATTCCGGGTTTTTATCGGATTATCGGGATAGCCCTGGCGCTTGGCTGTGGCGGCGTAACAGGTTATTTCTGCCTTTTCGTTGTGGGGCCTACACCCTGGTACGATCCAAGATACCTCATCCCGCTGGCCAGTATGATACTGGGTAATTCCATGAACGGAGCCAGCCTGGCAATGGAGCGGTACCTGTCCGAGATACGCGAACGCCGCGACGAAATCGAAACAGCCCTGTGTCTTGGCGCCAGTGCTTCGACTGCCGCCGCTCCGGTCTTGCGAAAGGCGTTTCGCGCCGCGCTTATCCCGATAACCAACTCCATGGCGGCGGCTGGACTGGTGACGCTGCCCGGTATGATGACCGGGCAGATTCTTTCCGGGACCGATCCCTTTATCGCCGTAAAGTATCAGATCGCCATCATGTGCGCCATTGTGGCCGGCGTGGCCGGTACAACCTTTCTGGTGCTTTATCAATGTCGGCATGCCTGTTTTACCTCTTCTCATCAACTTCGGGACAATCTGTTTCCAAAGGTCTGA
- a CDS encoding ATP-binding protein produces the protein MKKPLGERLVEEGVISQQQLDGALQRQRLRGGRLGHNLCALGYLDQKKLQASFRKPPECPQTVEDTGLDLFFIADLVLKHTLFLGEFTLAELVDRVKLPSHILDLAVEELRKEHFVKVKGASLYSKSSYQYCITEPGIRRASALLDVSRYVGPAPVTLEDYRDMVDLQTVRSLLVSQERVHHVFSHLVVSDRLLRKLGPALSSGKEIFLYGPPGNGKTSIAEAIAELFPGGIYMPHALLVRGEIINIYDPVNHTAMDVQNGGGAYDERWLLVRRPVVIAGGELTLRTLDLDFNPITKYYEAPLQIKANNGIFIIDDFGRQQVDPQLLLNRWMVPLDRRIDFLTLHTGMKFEVPFDNLVIFSTNIEPQQLVDEAFLRRIHYKFKVDYPTREQFEDIFRQVCQLNGMAFDKTVFGYLMKEFYGRLDIRYSACHPQDLVEHILADASYHGYPPVLTEETITSAWEDYFVRI, from the coding sequence ATGAAAAAACCTTTGGGAGAAAGGCTTGTGGAAGAAGGAGTTATTTCGCAGCAACAGCTTGACGGGGCGTTGCAGCGACAACGATTGCGCGGCGGACGACTCGGGCACAATCTTTGCGCGTTGGGGTATCTGGATCAAAAAAAACTGCAAGCATCTTTTCGTAAACCTCCGGAATGTCCGCAGACGGTGGAAGACACCGGATTGGATCTTTTTTTCATCGCCGACCTGGTATTGAAGCATACGCTCTTCTTGGGAGAGTTTACGCTGGCGGAGCTTGTCGATAGGGTGAAGCTGCCGTCGCATATTCTTGATTTGGCTGTTGAGGAACTGAGGAAAGAGCACTTTGTCAAAGTCAAGGGGGCCTCTCTTTATTCCAAAAGCTCCTATCAGTATTGCATCACCGAACCTGGCATCCGCCGGGCTTCGGCGCTGCTCGATGTATCACGCTATGTCGGACCGGCACCTGTAACACTGGAAGATTATCGGGACATGGTCGATCTGCAGACCGTGCGCAGCCTGCTTGTGAGCCAAGAGCGTGTGCATCACGTTTTTTCCCATCTGGTGGTCAGCGATCGATTGCTCAGGAAGCTTGGGCCGGCATTGAGTTCCGGCAAGGAAATTTTTCTTTACGGCCCGCCCGGTAATGGCAAGACCTCCATAGCGGAAGCTATTGCCGAACTGTTCCCGGGAGGCATTTACATGCCCCACGCGCTGCTGGTCAGGGGGGAAATCATCAACATCTATGATCCGGTTAATCACACCGCCATGGATGTGCAGAATGGGGGCGGGGCTTATGACGAGCGGTGGTTGCTGGTACGACGGCCGGTCGTCATTGCCGGTGGAGAGTTGACCCTGCGTACTCTCGATTTGGATTTTAACCCCATTACCAAATATTACGAGGCGCCGTTACAGATCAAAGCCAATAACGGTATTTTCATTATCGATGATTTCGGGCGTCAGCAGGTCGACCCTCAGCTGTTGCTCAACCGGTGGATGGTGCCTCTCGATCGGCGCATCGATTTTCTGACGTTGCATACGGGTATGAAATTCGAGGTTCCCTTTGACAATCTGGTTATTTTCTCGACCAATATCGAACCTCAGCAATTGGTGGATGAAGCCTTTCTGCGCCGAATTCACTACAAATTCAAAGTCGATTACCCGACCAGGGAGCAATTTGAAGATATTTTCAGACAGGTCTGCCAGCTTAATGGCATGGCGTTTGACAAGACTGTTTTCGGTTATCTTATGAAGGAATTTTATGGGCGACTTGACATTCGCTACAGCGCCTGCCACCCGCAGGATCTGGTGGAACATATCCTGGCCGATGCTTCCTATCACGGTTACCCGCCGGTGCTGACAGAAGAAACGATAACCTCGGCCTGGGAGGATTATTTTGTAAGGATTTGA
- a CDS encoding NAD(P)/FAD-dependent oxidoreductase codes for MPLLLREIALTLDEDETLLPLRVSEALGVAPESLGNLSVVRRGIDARRKSRILRIFSVQFEVENEEALLHRHAGNPRLQPVKQQVLPFTPSLTKPWRVLVVGMGPAGLFAAWHLARCGAEVTLVERGRSVEDRVRDVRKFRQEGVFDSRSNISFGEGGAGTFSDGKLTTRVKHPWHRQVLQTLVDCGAPEDILVDAKPHVGTDRLRLVLIRFRQKLRDLGVAIRYETRLTGLAFTAGRVRAGVLNDCEEVTCDSLVLACGHSARDTYEMLQSAGVAMEAKPFAIGLRVEHPAPLINAIQYGHAQHPHLPTAEYALTWNDPKTGRGIYSFCMCPGGEVVVASSEPGGMVVNGMSYLRRDGEWSNSALVVAVRPEDFDGRDALAGMRFQRRWEKRAYELGGGDFHAPAQNLMAFLGRGTGPIRSSCRPGVREAELAEALPAFVTTGLRRALPQFDRRMRGFVTAEASLIGIESRTSAPLRILRDRNGQSVSHAGLFPAGEGAGYAGGIMSAALDGINIAEHIINFVPSGSCR; via the coding sequence ATGCCTTTATTGTTACGTGAAATTGCCCTGACCCTTGATGAAGACGAAACATTGTTGCCGCTACGGGTCTCCGAGGCGCTTGGGGTTGCCCCGGAGAGTCTTGGAAATCTGAGTGTTGTGCGTCGGGGCATCGATGCGCGGCGTAAATCCCGTATCCTGCGAATATTCAGTGTTCAGTTCGAGGTGGAGAACGAAGAGGCATTGCTGCATCGCCACGCCGGCAATCCCCGATTGCAACCCGTCAAACAGCAGGTTTTGCCTTTTACGCCATCTTTGACCAAGCCATGGCGGGTGCTCGTGGTCGGGATGGGACCGGCCGGTCTGTTTGCCGCCTGGCACCTGGCGCGATGCGGTGCCGAGGTGACGCTGGTTGAACGGGGACGGTCCGTTGAAGACCGGGTGCGCGATGTCAGAAAGTTCCGCCAGGAGGGGGTATTCGATTCCCGGAGCAACATTTCTTTTGGCGAGGGCGGCGCCGGAACCTTTTCCGATGGCAAGTTGACCACCCGGGTTAAACATCCCTGGCACCGTCAGGTGTTGCAGACCCTGGTCGATTGTGGAGCACCCGAGGATATTCTGGTGGATGCCAAGCCCCATGTCGGAACGGATCGTCTGCGCCTGGTTTTGATTCGCTTTCGCCAGAAACTACGCGATCTGGGCGTTGCGATCCGTTATGAAACCCGCCTTACCGGCCTGGCATTCACTGCCGGCCGCGTGCGCGCGGGTGTGTTGAACGACTGCGAAGAGGTGACATGTGACAGCCTGGTTCTGGCATGCGGACACAGTGCCAGAGATACTTACGAAATGTTGCAGTCGGCCGGTGTGGCCATGGAAGCGAAGCCTTTCGCCATCGGCCTTCGGGTGGAACATCCTGCCCCGTTGATCAATGCGATTCAATACGGACATGCACAGCATCCGCATTTGCCGACGGCCGAATACGCTTTGACCTGGAACGATCCCAAGACCGGACGCGGTATCTACTCTTTTTGCATGTGTCCGGGAGGGGAGGTGGTTGTGGCTTCCTCCGAACCCGGGGGGATGGTGGTTAACGGCATGAGTTACCTGCGCCGTGACGGGGAGTGGTCCAATAGCGCGCTGGTCGTGGCCGTTCGGCCCGAAGATTTCGACGGACGGGATGCTTTGGCCGGCATGCGTTTTCAGCGGCGCTGGGAAAAACGGGCATATGAGCTTGGGGGAGGAGATTTTCATGCTCCGGCCCAGAACCTCATGGCTTTTCTCGGTCGGGGGACAGGTCCTATTCGCTCAAGCTGTCGACCCGGGGTGCGCGAGGCCGAACTTGCCGAGGCGCTGCCGGCTTTCGTAACGACGGGATTGCGCCGCGCTTTGCCGCAATTCGACCGCCGCATGCGCGGGTTTGTTACGGCCGAAGCAAGTTTGATCGGCATCGAGAGCCGTACATCGGCTCCTTTGAGAATATTGCGCGACAGGAACGGACAGTCCGTTTCCCACGCGGGCCTTTTCCCCGCAGGGGAGGGGGCAGGATATGCCGGGGGCATTATGAGTGCTGCCCTTGACGGCATTAACATCGCAGAGCATATAATTAATTTTGTACCAAGCGGGAGTTGCAGGTGA
- a CDS encoding zinc dependent phospholipase C family protein, translating to MAFIILFITVSTILLVPADALAWGLGVHLQLGSQVLGQLHLLPETLRQLLAAHPFDFLYGCISADITLGKRFTHYLQHCHSWRIGCRILDAAKDDAQRACAYGYIAHLAADTIAHAYLVPYKLVRTFNTVMHKHTYWEMRFESQVDPGCWALARSLAQKDLSANDALLRSILAPTLFSFGTNKRLFNSLLLLSRLQQWQKMLRSMTDHSKWTLQEHDQGDYLDLAYDAVLSVLQNMQDSPYWKADPAGERALNAAKAIRKNLHLLWLEGKLPDSQAEQLLGEIKQRLRDGIVHPEKLLELLSGY from the coding sequence ATGGCGTTCATAATACTCTTCATAACAGTAAGCACGATTCTTCTGGTCCCTGCCGATGCCCTGGCATGGGGCCTGGGAGTACATCTGCAACTCGGTTCGCAGGTTCTAGGACAGCTGCATCTGCTTCCCGAAACCCTGCGACAACTGCTCGCCGCCCACCCCTTCGATTTTCTTTATGGCTGCATCAGCGCCGATATTACCCTGGGCAAACGTTTCACCCACTACCTGCAGCATTGCCACTCATGGCGCATCGGTTGCCGCATTCTCGACGCCGCAAAAGATGATGCCCAGCGCGCCTGTGCCTACGGCTATATCGCCCACCTGGCCGCTGATACCATTGCCCACGCCTACCTGGTACCTTACAAACTGGTACGCACGTTCAATACGGTCATGCACAAGCATACCTATTGGGAAATGCGCTTCGAAAGTCAGGTCGATCCTGGTTGCTGGGCCCTGGCGCGTTCTCTGGCGCAAAAAGATCTGAGTGCCAACGATGCGCTTCTGCGCAGCATTCTGGCCCCCACCCTCTTTTCATTCGGTACCAACAAGCGGCTCTTCAACTCCCTGCTGTTATTGAGCCGTTTGCAGCAATGGCAAAAAATGCTGCGTTCGATGACGGATCACTCCAAATGGACATTGCAGGAACACGATCAGGGCGACTATCTGGACCTTGCCTACGACGCGGTTCTGAGCGTACTGCAGAACATGCAGGATAGCCCATACTGGAAAGCCGATCCGGCCGGGGAAAGAGCCCTCAACGCCGCCAAGGCCATCCGTAAAAACCTGCATCTGCTATGGCTGGAAGGAAAACTGCCGGATTCCCAGGCCGAACAACTGCTCGGCGAAATCAAACAACGGCTGCGAGACGGCATCGTGCATCCGGAAAAACTGCTTGAACTGCTGTCGGGTTACTGA
- the coaBC gene encoding bifunctional phosphopantothenoylcysteine decarboxylase/phosphopantothenate--cysteine ligase CoaBC, which produces MLTGKQIVVGVTGGIAAYRAAELVRLYVKAGAQVHVIMTSAATEFVTPLTFQTLSGNPVHIELFNLISEREIGHIALADRADVLVVVPATANLVGKVAAGLADDLLTTTIMATKAPVLLVPAMNSNMWENPIYQQNQSRLVDLGYHVVEPVSGLLACGWQGKGKMAEPDDVFEATVRLLTPQDLAGETFLITAGPTREELDPVRYLSNYSSGKMGYAIALAACRRGARVILVSGPTALTPPAGVLCRNVTSAEQMKQAVLEALPQSTVVVKAAAVADYRPVERAVQKIKKGKPEQVEMALVKNPDILAAVAQAKTEQLVIGFAAETHDLESHALAKLKSKNLDLIVANDVSCPQAGFDVDTNLVRLFYRDGTSEQWPLMSKLEVADRLLGCVERLRSRESSIQDGQ; this is translated from the coding sequence ATGTTGACAGGCAAGCAGATCGTGGTCGGAGTTACCGGGGGGATCGCGGCCTATCGGGCGGCAGAGCTTGTGCGGCTTTATGTCAAAGCAGGTGCGCAGGTGCATGTCATCATGACTTCCGCGGCTACCGAGTTCGTTACGCCTTTGACCTTTCAGACTCTCTCGGGCAACCCGGTGCACATCGAACTGTTCAACCTTATAAGCGAACGGGAGATAGGCCATATCGCTCTGGCCGATCGCGCCGACGTGCTGGTTGTGGTGCCGGCTACCGCCAATCTTGTCGGCAAGGTGGCGGCCGGACTGGCGGATGATCTGCTCACCACCACCATCATGGCCACCAAAGCGCCGGTTTTGCTGGTCCCTGCCATGAACAGCAACATGTGGGAAAATCCCATTTACCAGCAGAATCAGTCACGTCTGGTTGATTTGGGGTATCATGTTGTGGAGCCGGTGAGCGGACTGCTGGCGTGCGGTTGGCAGGGTAAGGGTAAAATGGCCGAACCCGACGATGTTTTCGAAGCAACGGTTCGCCTTCTGACTCCCCAGGATCTGGCCGGGGAAACATTTCTGATTACAGCCGGTCCGACGCGCGAGGAGCTCGATCCGGTGCGCTATCTGAGCAATTATTCCTCCGGTAAAATGGGCTATGCCATTGCCCTTGCAGCTTGTCGGCGAGGCGCCCGGGTGATTCTGGTGTCGGGTCCGACGGCCTTGACGCCGCCGGCGGGGGTTCTGTGCCGCAACGTGACCAGTGCCGAACAGATGAAGCAGGCGGTTTTGGAGGCTTTGCCGCAATCCACCGTCGTGGTCAAGGCCGCAGCGGTGGCTGATTACAGACCGGTCGAACGTGCCGTGCAAAAAATTAAAAAAGGCAAGCCCGAACAAGTGGAAATGGCTCTGGTTAAAAACCCGGACATCCTTGCCGCAGTCGCTCAAGCTAAAACAGAGCAACTGGTGATCGGGTTTGCTGCTGAAACCCACGATCTGGAGAGCCACGCCCTGGCCAAGCTGAAGAGTAAAAATCTGGATTTGATCGTCGCCAACGATGTCAGCTGTCCGCAGGCCGGGTTCGATGTCGACACCAATCTGGTCCGATTGTTTTATCGGGATGGAACGTCGGAACAGTGGCCTCTGATGAGCAAGCTGGAGGTGGCCGACAGGTTACTGGGGTGTGTTGAGCGGCTGCGAAGTCGTGAGTCCTCCATTCAGGACGGTCAGTAA